The Vibrio orientalis CIP 102891 = ATCC 33934 genome segment ATCACCATTATCTTCCGACTCTAAATCCACACCATTCTTAAACACTGTGATTTGTAGCGCCGCTTCATTTACCCCATCTTCAGGCCTTGCATGTGGCATCGCAATCTTAGGCGCTAGCACATAGTATGCACCGATTTCTTTGTGCTTTTGCTTGATAGCCTCTAGATATGTCGTTTCTACCTTACCCTGCTCAACAAGCTTTGAGCAGGTAATCTCTAGTGCGGCATCTACCGTTAGGTTCTGTTCGTTGGAGATAACAATATTGTCGCCAATTAGATTCATAATGCTCATGATACTAACCACCCTAGAAGTAGACCTACTACACCGAAGTCAAAATCAGCAAATGTTGTTGCTTCAAGACCTAGCCCGCCCAGTACAGGAAGAAGTAGCATAGGTAGGAATGAGATACATAGGCCCTGAGTAAATGCACCTAGCACTGCACCACGCAGACCGCCCGTTGCGTTACCGTAAACACCGGCTGCACCACCAACGAAAAAGTGTGGTACTACACCCGCTACGATAATTGTCCAATCAAACATACCTTGGATACCCATCGCTACTAAACCAGCCGCGAATGAAGATAGGAAGCCGATAAGGACTGCGTTTGGCGCCACTGGGAATACCATAGGGCAATCTAGAGCAGGTTTTGCACCCGGTACTAGCTTGTCAGAGATACCTTTAAACGCAGGAACGATTTCCGCGATCAGCATCTTCACACCTTGCAGAACGATGTAGACACCACCTGCAAACGTCAGTGATTGCATAAAGGTAAACACAACCCAGTTTTGACCGCCAGAGACTGTTTCTACAAAGTCGCCACCAGCAAAGATTGAAGCAAACAGGAAGAAGATAGCCATTGTCGTCGCAACGGCTACTGGTGTGTCACGTAAGAACATTAAGCTCTTAGGTACATTGATATCTTCAGTTGTCTTTGACGTGTCACCAAACTTGCTACCAAT includes the following:
- a CDS encoding PTS sugar transporter subunit IIA, whose amino-acid sequence is MSIMNLIGDNIVISNEQNLTVDAALEITCSKLVEQGKVETTYLEAIKQKHKEIGAYYVLAPKIAMPHARPEDGVNEAALQITVFKNGVDLESEDNGDVFFSVTLAALDSDSHIQTIVALSELFQNDEDIEAIIAADNEASIANILNKY
- a CDS encoding PTS ascorbate transporter subunit IIC, which translates into the protein MANFFEFMLGLLKEPAIMVGLIAFVGLIAQKADISTILKGTIKTVMGFLILGFGAGALVGALNNFSTVFTEAFGVSGVIPNNEAIVALAQEAFGYEMALIMFFAFVVNILLARFTPLKYIFLTGHHTMFMSMLVAVILSTAGITGTALVAMGSVIVGSLMVIMPALAQKYTEKVMGTDQLAMGHFSTFSYLVAGFIGSKFGDTSKTTEDINVPKSLMFLRDTPVAVATTMAIFFLFASIFAGGDFVETVSGGQNWVVFTFMQSLTFAGGVYIVLQGVKMLIAEIVPAFKGISDKLVPGAKPALDCPMVFPVAPNAVLIGFLSSFAAGLVAMGIQGMFDWTIIVAGVVPHFFVGGAAGVYGNATGGLRGAVLGAFTQGLCISFLPMLLLPVLGGLGLEATTFADFDFGVVGLLLGWLVS